DNA sequence from the Sediminibacillus dalangtanensis genome:
TCCAAAATTATTCACAAGGAACTGGAAACCACGGATGCTTTTCTGGAAATTGTAAAAAATGTACTGAAGGAAGCCAAGCAACAGGAAAACATTGCGGTTTACATTCACCCGGATGATTATCAGCTCGTGATCAGCCAGCAGGACGAGTTACGAAATATAGTGGTTGGGGAAGCACATCTCCAGTTTTATCCTGATATAGAGTTAACAAGAGGAAGCTGTATCGTAGAAACGTCATTCGGCAGAATTGACGCAAGTGTGGATACACGGCTGATTGAACTGAGAGAAAAACTATTTGAAGCGTTAAGGGAGAACTCAGATGAAGATTGATAAATACCTTGATGTAATTGACCGCTTCGATAATTACAAGCGCTATGGGAAAATTCACCGTGTGGTTGGTCTAATGATTGAATCTCAGGGACCAGAAGCAAGCATTGGAGATGTTTGTTACATTCATGCCAGCACAAACCATGATGAAACCATTTTGGCGGAGGTTGTCGGTTTCCATAATGAGAAAGTTTTACTTATGCCTTATTCGCAGCTGAAAAACATCGGACCTGGTTGCATGGTCGAAGCAACTGGTCAGCCTTTATCGATAAAAGTGGGAAGAGGCCTGATTGGCAAGGTAGTCGATTCGTTGGGAAATCCATTGGATAACTCACAAATGCCGAGGGGACTGGCATCTTATCCTTCTGAGCAGTCACCGCCGAATCCTATGTTGCGCCCACCGATTGATGAGTCCATCCAAGTAGGGGTGAAGGCAATCGATACCATGCTTTCTGTTGGAAAAGGGCAAAGGGTAGGTATATTTGCTGGAAGTGGAGTTGGAAAAAGCACACTCCTTGGAATGATCGCCAGAAATAGCGGGGCAGATATTAATGTGATTGCACTGATTGGCGAGCGTGGAAGAGAAGTCCGTGAATTTATTGAAAAAGATCTAGGTGATGAAGGTCTCCATAAGTCCATCGTCGTGGTTGCCACTTCTGATCAACCAGCATTGATGAGGATAAAAGGAGCGTACACTGCTACCGCCATCAGCGAATATTTTCGTGATCAAGGATATAATGTCAACCTGATGATGGACTCTGTAACTAGAGTGGCCATGGCTCAACGAGAAGTTGGACTTGCGACAGGAGAGCCGCCGACGACAAAAGGATATACACCTTCTGTGTTTGCAATATTGCCAAAATTGCTAGAAAGAGCAGGCACAAGTGAAGCTGGTACTATTACGGCGTTTTATACAGTGCTGGTGGATGGCGATGACATGAATGAGCCAATTGCCGATACGGTCAGAGGTATATTGGACGGCCATTTTATTCTGGACCGTAAACTTGCCGAACAAGGACGATTTCCGGCAATAAATGTACTAAAATCAGTCAGCAGGGTCATGCCGCAAATAATTTCTCCAGAACAACAACAAGTTGCCGGAAAAATCAGGTCCTTGCTCGCTACCTATGAAGAAAATCACGAATTGATCCAGATAGGCGCATATAAACGTGGAACGAACAGGGAGATAGATGAAGCAATTCAGTTTCAGCCGAAACTGGTACATTTCTTGAAACAGGGAACGGATGAAAAGTTCTCTAGTAAAGAAGCATTGCTGCAAGCTTCTAATCTAGTAGCGGGTGGTAAGGGATAATGGCAGATTCGAAAACATTGGAAAAATTGTTGGATTTAAGAGATAGAGACAAACAAACTGCTCAAAAAGACTACAAGTTATCGGTCGAACGTTTTGAAGATGTTGCTTCGGAAATGTACAACCTGTTAAAGAAAAAAGAAGATGCGGAAGCTGCATATCAACGGGAAATCGGCGAAGCCCCGGCATTTGTAGGGAGTTTAACTTCACATTCCGAATATATCGCTAAATTGAAGACGAATATCGCCAGCTTGCAAACAGCAGTTGGCAATGCACGCAAAGATATGGAAATGAAACAGGATAAACTTACTGCTGCTTATGTCGAAACAAAGAAATTCGAACGGATGATCGAACGAAAAAGAGAAAAACAGCAGGCAGTCGTAAAAGCAGAAGAGTCTAAGCAGATGGATGAGATATCCACTATGCAGTTTAACAAAAACAGGGATTGGTGAGTTATGGCTAACAAATCCGAGTATGAAAAAAAGAAACCAGGAATCCTTCAATGGATATTATTTATTTTAATACCTTTGATTTTGGCAGCCACGATCGCTTTGATTATCATGGTTGCTGCCGGTATTGATGTGGGGGGATTTGCTAAAAAGTATGCAAATCAGGTGCCGGGCGTCTCTTCATTGGTTTCTGAAGAAGAAAAAGAAAGCGGAGATGTAGAGCAAAAGCGTTTAACTGCTGCAATCGACAGCAGGGATGAACAAATCGAGCAATTGGAATCGGAATTGGAAGCCAAAGAAGCTGACATAAAGGATTTGAACGAACAAATCAATACACTCAATCAACAGTTGAAAGCGCAGGAAGAAGAAGTGGAGGACACTGCTTCCAATGCTATCAACGATATTTCAACCTCTTTTCAAAACATGGAGGCAGAAAGAGCAGCAGGAATATTGGCTAACTTAGAGGATGATACAGCGTTGGCAGTCATGGAGCAAATGTCCAAAAAGACTCTGGGAGAGATTCTTGGTGAAATGGATGCAGATGAAGCGGCCAGACTGACAAACGCATACGCAGCTGAGGAAACGCAGTAACACTGAAAGGAGGTGAAAAAGTGAATAGTATTGGATTATTTAACGTCCAGCCGAGTATGTCTTTGACTCCGTTATCTTCGCCAGAAGAGGAGAGTGGCTTGACAGGGCTGACCACTGCCTTTAAAGATTTAATGATGCAAAGTTCGTCAGCAAGTGATGAGAAAAAAAGCGACACTCAAGGCAGTGTGCTTGCCGGCCTTCTTTCTACTTTGAAATCGCTGGGCATTGAGTTACCAGATGAAGATTTAAAAAAACTGGATGCTTTATCACCACAAGTACAAGAAGTGATTTCTGAAATGCTCCAGAATGAAACAACGATAGAACAGCTTGGCGAAGATAACCCGGAACTGGAACCAACCGAGTTGATCGCCGTTTTGATACAAAGCGTTAAAAATGAAGTTGAGAAAGGGAATCCAACAGATGTCCCAACCGTTTCAGGTAAAACAACCGTTGCTTTTCCAACAACTTCTGATCAAGCGGTTGCCATGCTCCAAAATCAACAGGCTGTCTTGATTCAACCCGTTACGAACAAGGTGGATCATGAAAGCAAACAATCTTTTCAATTGATTTGGGAACAAGCAAAAGTGATACTCGGGAAAATCGAAGCAGGCAATCCTACTAAAGAGCAGGAAGCATCCTTGAAGCAATTATTGCAACAATGGATAAACCAAGAAAAAGCGGCAGGAAAAACGAACATGACGGTTGGAGCTAACAATGAAACCAGTTTTAAAGGGGAAACAAAACTGCAAAATATTTGGCAACAGCTTGTAACGACCTTTCGCAGCCGTGACAACCTTTCTGCCCAAAACCGTTATACAGGTAATTCTTCTGTAACCTCTGCTGACATTGGCAAATGGATTAAACAGGCGTTAGCAAGGCAGTCAGATGAAGGCCCATCAAATCAAGCAGTTGCCTCGCAGCAACATATGAACAGCATGCCGATTTCGAAAGTTGAGCAATATGTAGTGCATCTCAATCAAACCGGAAGTCAGGAAGCTAACCAGAAACAACTGACAGAAACGTTGCAGAAAGCAATTCACGAAAGCAATTTTTTAAAAAGCAATGGAACCAAAGAGCTTTCGATTAAACTGCGTCCAGCCCAACTGGGGGATGTAATGGTGAAAATGACCCAGCTGAATGGCGAAATGACCGTTAAAATAACGGTGACGAGCCAGGCTGCCAAGGACATGCTTGAAGGAAATCTCCATCAGCTTAAGCATATGTTCTCCCCGCAGCAAGTAGTTGTCGAGAAGCAGGATGCACAATTATTGCAACAAGATAATCGGAACAACGGACAACAAAACAGCGGCAATAGGGATCAGTCTGAACAAGAAAGCGGCTACCAGCAGGATGAATCTGGAGAGTCTTCTGAAGAAGACGCAAAAGGTAAAAGCTTCTCTGAATTGCTGATGAATGAGAAAGTGTAGGTGATAGAAGTGACAAAAGTAGATAACTCCTATTATTTGAGTCAGCAACCTCGTGGTACAACAGGTTCGAACTTAGGTAAAGACGAATTTTTAAAAATACTGATGGCCCAGCTGCAAAACCAGGATCCGCTGAATCCTATGGAAGATAAAGAATTTGTATCCCAGATGGCCAGCTTTTCCTCCTTGGAACAAATGACGAATATGTCTGCTTCCATGGATCGGTTAGTCGATTCACAAACCATTTCACCGGTACTTCAATACAGCCATTTAATCGGCAAAGAAGTTTCTTATAACCGATATGATAAAGAGACAGGTCAAGTAATCGAAACACCGACGAGTGATGTGACGGCAGTCAGCCAGTCAGAAGGAAAAGCCATATTGGAATTGAGCAATGGTGAAAAGGTATATGCGGATGCGATTTTAAAGGTGAGCAGCCCATCATCTGACTAGAGGATGATAAACATGGAGCACCGGATACAATCTTTACAGCACCCAATATCTTTAATACCCCAATCTTCAAAAACCAAAACATCTAAACAGCTGACAAATTTCAAAGATGCTTTATTAGATGTACAAGGTTTAAAGGTAAGTAAACATGCAAAACAACGGATGAACGAACGGAATATAGCGATTGACCAGGAGCAATGGCAGAAAATAACGGCAAAAGTAGGAGAAGCGAAACAAAAGGGAATAACGGATTCTTTGGTATTGACAGACAATGCAGCTTTGTTGGTAAGTACGAAAAATAATACCGTCGTGACAGCCATGGATCGCTCGGAAGCCGGGAGCAGAATATTCACCAACATCAACGGAACCATTGTTATGGATGATTAGGCTGGACCCGAATGGGAGGCCGAAATTTGCTGAGTGAATGAAGCAAATTCTTATGAATGAAAAAATAATCTAAAAAGGATGTTGTGCAAAATGTTACGTTCAATGTATTCAGGTATATCAGGTATGAACGGTTTTCAAACAAAATTAGACGTTATCGGAAATAATATTGCCAACGTAAACACTTCCGGTTATAAAAAAGGCCGGGTTACGTTTCAAGATATGATGAGCCAGTCCTTGTCTGGTGCAGAAGGGCCGGTCATGCAAGGTGGGAATGCTATCCGCGGTGGCGTGAATCCTTCGCAAGTCGGCTTGGGGTCTCAGGTTGGTTCAATTGACAATATACATACCGTGGGGAATCGCCAGACTACCAATCGAGCACTAGACCTGGCTTTGGAAGGGGACGGCATGTTCGTTTTAGGAGAAGATGCTAATTCGGATGGGAACTTTGACTTAAGCGGAAACGAAGTGTCCTTTACAAGAGCTGGAAATTTCTACTTGGATGACGATGGTTACATTGTCAATCCGGATGGAAAGTATCTGCTTGGCGCAGTTGATTCTGGAGAAGATGGAGCGGAACCGGCGTTAGGTAGAATACAGATTCCTGAGGATGCCGAAAGCTTCAGCATCCAGGGTACCGGGGAAGTGACTTATGTGGACCCGGAGGATGGGGCTACCATCGCTGGTACAATCAGGCTTGCTAAATTTTCAAATCCTGGCGGTCTGCAAAAGCTGGGCTCCAACACTTACCAGCTAACTGCCAACGCAGGTGTTTACACTGACGATGATAATAACTTTAACAGTATCGATGATTTGGTCATTCCTGGACAAGACGGTGGGGCGTCTGTTGTGTCTGGTGCATTGGAAATGTCCAATGTCGACTTGGCAGAAGAGTTTACCGAGATGATTACAGCACAAAGAGGTTTCCAGGCAAACACGAGAATCATCACGACGTCTGATGAGATTCTTCAGGAACTAGTCAACCTGAAACGTTAACCAAAAGGGGGAACGGGGGCGTTGAACCGCCCCCTTCAAATAAATGATTAAGCTCACTCGATTAAATGGTGATACATTCAGTTTAAATGCGGTTTATGTTGAACAGATACAATCTTTTCCTGATACGACCATAAGCCTTGTTACAGGAAAAAAATTAGTTGTAAGAGAAACGGAGAATGAAGTGAATATGTTGATTCAAAAGTATTATCAAACCATTGGTTTGCAGGGCTGTGTCAAAGAAGCCGGTGATGTTCATGGGCAGTAAAATGCTTAAAGTATTGATCATTACCCTGCTTGTTCTGGTCATTGGTGGTGCGGCTGGTATGGTTTATGTTTTGAATGCCGATGGAGAAGAAAAGGACTCGGATGAACAATCGTTGGATGAAATCGTTGAAAATTCTGTCCAAACAGAAGAAATGAGTACCGATTTAGAGGACGGCAGCTTTGTCCGCATCCAATTCCAAATCGTCGCAGACAGCGAAAAAGCGAAGGAAGAAGTAGAAAAACGCCAGTTTCAAGTACAAAATATCCTGATCAAAGAGTTGGCGAAGATGGATCGGGATGCATTTAAGACGGGCTTATCCGATTTGGAAGCATTGATGAAAGATAAATTGAACGAAGTAATGCAAGAGGGAAATATCGTCGATGTTTACACCATTAAAAAAGTTTTACAATAAGTTAGAAAGTCTCCTGATAGGAGGTGGCGGATATGGCACAGGAAGTACTTTCCCAAAATGAAATAGATGACCTTCTATCTGCTCTGTCATCAGGAGAGATGGATGCGAGCACCTTAAAGCAAGAAGAACAAGAAAAAAAAGTAAGAGTATATGATTTTAAAAGAGCATTGCGCTTTTCAAAGGATCAAATTAGAAGTCTTTCAAGGATTCACGAGAATTTCGCCAGGCTGTTGACCACTTATTT
Encoded proteins:
- the fliL gene encoding flagellar basal body-associated protein FliL, translating into MGSKMLKVLIITLLVLVIGGAAGMVYVLNADGEEKDSDEQSLDEIVENSVQTEEMSTDLEDGSFVRIQFQIVADSEKAKEEVEKRQFQVQNILIKELAKMDRDAFKTGLSDLEALMKDKLNEVMQEGNIVDVYTIKKVLQ
- a CDS encoding flagellar FlbD family protein gives rise to the protein MIKLTRLNGDTFSLNAVYVEQIQSFPDTTISLVTGKKLVVRETENEVNMLIQKYYQTIGLQGCVKEAGDVHGQ
- a CDS encoding flagellar hook-length control protein FliK → MNSIGLFNVQPSMSLTPLSSPEEESGLTGLTTAFKDLMMQSSSASDEKKSDTQGSVLAGLLSTLKSLGIELPDEDLKKLDALSPQVQEVISEMLQNETTIEQLGEDNPELEPTELIAVLIQSVKNEVEKGNPTDVPTVSGKTTVAFPTTSDQAVAMLQNQQAVLIQPVTNKVDHESKQSFQLIWEQAKVILGKIEAGNPTKEQEASLKQLLQQWINQEKAAGKTNMTVGANNETSFKGETKLQNIWQQLVTTFRSRDNLSAQNRYTGNSSVTSADIGKWIKQALARQSDEGPSNQAVASQQHMNSMPISKVEQYVVHLNQTGSQEANQKQLTETLQKAIHESNFLKSNGTKELSIKLRPAQLGDVMVKMTQLNGEMTVKITVTSQAAKDMLEGNLHQLKHMFSPQQVVVEKQDAQLLQQDNRNNGQQNSGNRDQSEQESGYQQDESGESSEEDAKGKSFSELLMNEKV
- a CDS encoding MotE family protein; translation: MANKSEYEKKKPGILQWILFILIPLILAATIALIIMVAAGIDVGGFAKKYANQVPGVSSLVSEEEKESGDVEQKRLTAAIDSRDEQIEQLESELEAKEADIKDLNEQINTLNQQLKAQEEEVEDTASNAINDISTSFQNMEAERAAGILANLEDDTALAVMEQMSKKTLGEILGEMDADEAARLTNAYAAEETQ
- a CDS encoding TIGR02530 family flagellar biosynthesis protein, whose translation is MEHRIQSLQHPISLIPQSSKTKTSKQLTNFKDALLDVQGLKVSKHAKQRMNERNIAIDQEQWQKITAKVGEAKQKGITDSLVLTDNAALLVSTKNNTVVTAMDRSEAGSRIFTNINGTIVMDD
- the fliJ gene encoding flagellar export protein FliJ — protein: MADSKTLEKLLDLRDRDKQTAQKDYKLSVERFEDVASEMYNLLKKKEDAEAAYQREIGEAPAFVGSLTSHSEYIAKLKTNIASLQTAVGNARKDMEMKQDKLTAAYVETKKFERMIERKREKQQAVVKAEESKQMDEISTMQFNKNRDW
- the flgG gene encoding flagellar basal body rod protein FlgG; amino-acid sequence: MLRSMYSGISGMNGFQTKLDVIGNNIANVNTSGYKKGRVTFQDMMSQSLSGAEGPVMQGGNAIRGGVNPSQVGLGSQVGSIDNIHTVGNRQTTNRALDLALEGDGMFVLGEDANSDGNFDLSGNEVSFTRAGNFYLDDDGYIVNPDGKYLLGAVDSGEDGAEPALGRIQIPEDAESFSIQGTGEVTYVDPEDGATIAGTIRLAKFSNPGGLQKLGSNTYQLTANAGVYTDDDNNFNSIDDLVIPGQDGGASVVSGALEMSNVDLAEEFTEMITAQRGFQANTRIITTSDEILQELVNLKR
- the fliI gene encoding flagellar protein export ATPase FliI translates to MKIDKYLDVIDRFDNYKRYGKIHRVVGLMIESQGPEASIGDVCYIHASTNHDETILAEVVGFHNEKVLLMPYSQLKNIGPGCMVEATGQPLSIKVGRGLIGKVVDSLGNPLDNSQMPRGLASYPSEQSPPNPMLRPPIDESIQVGVKAIDTMLSVGKGQRVGIFAGSGVGKSTLLGMIARNSGADINVIALIGERGREVREFIEKDLGDEGLHKSIVVVATSDQPALMRIKGAYTATAISEYFRDQGYNVNLMMDSVTRVAMAQREVGLATGEPPTTKGYTPSVFAILPKLLERAGTSEAGTITAFYTVLVDGDDMNEPIADTVRGILDGHFILDRKLAEQGRFPAINVLKSVSRVMPQIISPEQQQVAGKIRSLLATYEENHELIQIGAYKRGTNREIDEAIQFQPKLVHFLKQGTDEKFSSKEALLQASNLVAGGKG
- the flgD gene encoding flagellar hook assembly protein FlgD, with protein sequence MIEVTKVDNSYYLSQQPRGTTGSNLGKDEFLKILMAQLQNQDPLNPMEDKEFVSQMASFSSLEQMTNMSASMDRLVDSQTISPVLQYSHLIGKEVSYNRYDKETGQVIETPTSDVTAVSQSEGKAILELSNGEKVYADAILKVSSPSSD